The Nitrosomonas sp. sh817 genome includes a window with the following:
- a CDS encoding ABC transporter permease, protein MTGFFTLFYKELLRFWKVGFQTIVAPMVSTLLYLLVFFHVLETHVEIYPGIAYTDFLIPGLVMMAIIQNAFANSSSSMIQSKISGNIVFILLSPLPYHTIFLAYVLASVVRGILVGLGVYAVTWAFFDIPLQLPVWSIVFMLLGSGILGVLGLIAGIWADKFDQLAAFQNFIIMPLTFLSGVFYTIHSLPGGWQVLSHLNPFFYMIDGFRYGFLGISDISPYISLAIVASCLIAISLLAIRMLKTGYKLRH, encoded by the coding sequence ATGACAGGATTTTTCACATTGTTTTACAAGGAATTGCTGCGCTTCTGGAAAGTCGGTTTCCAAACCATCGTTGCGCCGATGGTATCGACGCTGTTGTATTTATTAGTGTTCTTTCACGTGCTGGAAACGCATGTGGAAATTTATCCGGGCATTGCCTACACGGATTTTCTGATTCCCGGGCTGGTGATGATGGCGATCATCCAAAATGCTTTCGCCAATTCGTCGTCCAGCATGATTCAATCGAAAATCAGCGGCAACATCGTGTTTATCCTGCTATCGCCGTTGCCGTATCACACGATTTTCCTGGCGTATGTCCTCGCTTCGGTGGTCAGGGGTATTCTGGTCGGGCTGGGTGTGTATGCCGTTACCTGGGCTTTTTTTGATATCCCGCTGCAATTGCCGGTCTGGTCGATTGTTTTCATGCTGCTCGGCAGCGGCATTCTGGGCGTTTTAGGATTGATCGCCGGAATCTGGGCGGATAAATTCGATCAATTGGCCGCTTTTCAAAACTTCATCATCATGCCGCTGACGTTTCTGTCGGGCGTGTTTTATACCATCCATTCGCTGCCGGGCGGCTGGCAGGTGCTGTCGCATCTCAATCCGTTCTTTTACATGATCGATGGCTTCCGTTACGGCTTTTTGGGCATTTCGGATATTTCGCCTTATATTAGCCTGGCGATTGTGGCATCATGCTTGATCGCCATTTCCCTACTGGCGATACGGATGCTCAAAACCGGCTACAAATTACGGCATTAA
- a CDS encoding lipid asymmetry maintenance protein MlaB, which produces MNDPKMPVPVILREGDRIVLQGPVTIDHVADLTRRGIALFDNQSLTVDLAGVTEVDSTIISMLLEWLRTAQKTNRSLQFIHLPGNLRSLIQLYGVAELIPVISAETPVPASA; this is translated from the coding sequence ATGAACGATCCGAAAATGCCGGTTCCTGTTATCTTGCGCGAAGGTGACCGCATTGTGTTGCAAGGGCCGGTAACGATCGATCATGTCGCGGATCTGACGCGCCGGGGGATTGCATTGTTTGACAATCAATCCCTGACAGTCGACTTGGCAGGCGTGACCGAGGTCGATTCCACGATTATCAGCATGCTGCTGGAATGGTTGCGCACCGCTCAGAAAACCAATCGATCCTTACAGTTTATTCATCTGCCCGGGAATCTCAGAAGCCTCATTCAATTATACGGGGTTGCGGAACTGATCCCGGTGATCTCCGCCGAAACGCCGGTACCTGCTAGCGCTTGA
- a CDS encoding PAS domain-containing methyl-accepting chemotaxis protein, with protein MRTNEPVTQRDMGMNNETEIISTTNLKGILTSANDDFIRMSGFTWDELSGKNHNIIRHPDMPPEAYANLWETLKGGKPWMGIVKNRNKCGDHYWVDAFASAQYEDGQVIGYQSVRVKPKQEWVDRAEALYAKIMSKKTDSDKRRSTLSSLKLTRFPLSFTTRVGLSVSSLFIILFTILAAAGQIAWIPALAGAVTGAGVSYATVYTLLSGLRKMAARSEKIANDALTRYIYTGRTDEIGQIEYALIFMNAKLRTAIGRVKESSSVLDHSASEIATGNLYLSERTENQASSLEETASSMEEITSTVQQNADNARQANQLVHDSQRYAEKSGAVVTSAMHAMAEIHDSSKEIAEIINVIDSIAFQTNLLALNAAVEAARAGEQGRGFAVVANEVRNLAGRSADSAKQIKTLINDSVAKVEKGTSLVNESGEALRKITESVKKISSIVAEISESCQEQANGIEQINQAVSQIDETTQQNAALVEESAAASEAMSQKVKLLAGLAYQFKQENAH; from the coding sequence ATGAGAACCAACGAACCCGTAACCCAGCGTGACATGGGCATGAACAATGAAACCGAAATCATTTCAACTACCAATCTGAAGGGCATTCTGACATCCGCCAACGACGACTTCATCCGCATGAGCGGCTTTACCTGGGATGAACTGAGCGGCAAGAATCATAACATCATCCGTCATCCCGACATGCCGCCCGAAGCATATGCCAACCTGTGGGAAACTTTGAAGGGCGGCAAGCCGTGGATGGGCATCGTTAAAAACCGCAACAAATGCGGCGACCATTACTGGGTGGATGCTTTCGCCAGCGCGCAATACGAAGACGGCCAAGTGATCGGCTACCAATCGGTGCGGGTCAAACCGAAACAAGAATGGGTCGACCGCGCTGAGGCGCTGTACGCAAAAATCATGTCGAAAAAAACGGATTCCGACAAACGCCGTTCGACGCTGAGCAGCTTAAAACTGACACGTTTCCCGCTGTCGTTTACCACCCGGGTGGGTCTGAGCGTATCGAGCCTGTTCATCATACTGTTCACGATCCTGGCCGCTGCCGGGCAAATCGCGTGGATACCAGCATTGGCGGGCGCCGTCACGGGAGCGGGAGTCAGTTATGCCACCGTATACACTTTATTGTCCGGACTGCGCAAAATGGCCGCACGTTCCGAAAAAATCGCCAACGATGCGTTAACACGCTATATCTATACCGGCAGAACCGACGAAATCGGCCAAATCGAATACGCGCTGATCTTTATGAACGCTAAACTGCGCACCGCAATCGGACGCGTCAAAGAATCATCATCGGTGCTAGATCATTCAGCGTCGGAAATCGCAACCGGCAACCTGTACTTATCCGAACGCACCGAGAATCAGGCATCGAGTCTGGAAGAAACAGCATCCAGCATGGAAGAAATCACCTCCACCGTACAGCAGAATGCCGACAATGCGCGCCAAGCCAATCAACTCGTACATGACTCGCAACGTTATGCGGAAAAAAGCGGCGCGGTGGTTACCAGCGCCATGCATGCAATGGCTGAAATCCACGACAGCAGCAAAGAAATTGCAGAGATCATCAATGTTATCGACAGCATTGCGTTCCAAACCAATCTGCTGGCGCTCAATGCAGCCGTTGAAGCGGCCCGGGCGGGTGAACAAGGGCGCGGATTCGCGGTAGTCGCGAATGAAGTGCGTAACCTGGCTGGCCGCAGCGCGGATTCCGCCAAACAGATCAAGACATTGATTAACGACAGCGTGGCCAAAGTGGAAAAAGGTACCAGCCTGGTCAACGAATCCGGTGAAGCGCTCAGAAAGATCACCGAGAGCGTCAAGAAAATTTCCAGCATCGTGGCCGAAATCTCCGAATCCTGCCAGGAACAAGCCAACGGCATCGAGCAAATCAACCAGGCGGTATCGCAGATCGACGAAACCACGCAGCAAAATGCCGCGCTGGTCGAAGAATCAGCCGCTGCCAGTGAAGCAATGTCACAAAAAGTCAAACTGCTTGCCGGCTTGGCATACCAGTTCAAACAGGAAAATGCCCATTAA
- the djlA gene encoding co-chaperone DjlA, with protein MFKILGAISGFLVLGFIGLILGLIGGSFIDRLVAYGPGGVNPFSATRRQSVFLETVFILMGKLAKADGRVSESEIAHVEQFMQKLRMTQEHRLKAIALFKQGAVKDYDIHPQLSVFLTACGYSPDLKQMLLVYLIIMGLSDGHLNAAEEELLQAIAGRLGYHPAAFEQLLDMVMNQMHFAAGGASSANALDDAYRALGVDKDSSDAEIKRAYRKLMSQYHPDKLMGQGVPEDMIAVATEQAKEVQIAYDLIKKSRNLK; from the coding sequence ATGTTCAAGATATTGGGCGCCATTTCCGGTTTTCTGGTGTTGGGTTTTATCGGATTGATTCTCGGCCTGATCGGCGGCAGTTTCATTGACAGGCTAGTGGCTTATGGCCCCGGCGGCGTCAATCCGTTCAGCGCTACGCGCCGCCAATCGGTTTTTCTGGAAACCGTATTTATCCTGATGGGAAAATTGGCCAAGGCCGATGGGCGTGTTTCCGAAAGCGAGATCGCCCACGTCGAACAATTCATGCAAAAGCTGCGCATGACCCAGGAGCACCGGCTCAAAGCGATTGCTTTGTTCAAGCAGGGTGCAGTCAAAGATTACGATATTCATCCGCAACTCAGCGTATTTCTGACGGCTTGCGGTTACTCGCCGGATCTGAAACAGATGCTGCTGGTGTATCTGATTATCATGGGGTTATCCGACGGTCACTTGAATGCCGCGGAAGAAGAGTTGCTGCAAGCCATCGCCGGCCGTTTGGGCTATCACCCGGCGGCATTCGAGCAATTGCTCGATATGGTAATGAATCAAATGCACTTTGCCGCTGGCGGCGCCAGTTCCGCGAACGCGCTGGACGATGCCTACCGGGCGCTGGGTGTTGACAAAGACAGCAGCGATGCGGAAATCAAACGCGCCTACCGCAAGTTGATGAGCCAATACCACCCGGATAAATTGATGGGGCAGGGCGTGCCGGAAGACATGATCGCGGTAGCCACCGAACAAGCCAAGGAAGTCCAGATCGCCTACGACTTAATCAAGAAAAGCCGGAATTTAAAGTAA
- a CDS encoding phospholipid-binding protein MlaC has product MKRIIGAIGLIFSCLLISPAWAMEMAPDRLVDQTVKEVIDIINKDAELKNGNKEKMLDLIETKILPHFNFSRMTQLAMGQHWTKAAPEQQTKLVDEFRTLLVRTYSNALTSYHDEIIKVKPLPALGDKTETMVRTVVMQGKGKEPVPIDYSMEKKPDGWKVYDVTVAGVSLVTNYRGTFNSQVRKGGVEGLLKALSDKNKSLEGKK; this is encoded by the coding sequence ATGAAAAGAATAATTGGAGCGATTGGATTGATTTTTTCCTGCCTGCTGATTTCTCCGGCATGGGCGATGGAAATGGCGCCGGATAGACTGGTCGATCAGACTGTGAAAGAAGTCATCGATATCATTAATAAAGATGCGGAGTTGAAAAACGGCAACAAAGAAAAAATGCTCGATCTGATCGAGACCAAGATTCTGCCGCATTTCAATTTTTCGCGCATGACGCAACTGGCGATGGGACAGCACTGGACCAAGGCCGCGCCGGAACAGCAAACCAAACTGGTGGATGAATTCCGCACGTTGCTGGTACGCACTTATTCCAACGCATTGACGAGTTATCATGATGAGATCATCAAAGTTAAACCGTTGCCCGCGTTAGGCGATAAAACCGAAACGATGGTGCGTACAGTGGTCATGCAAGGCAAAGGCAAAGAACCGGTGCCGATCGATTACAGCATGGAGAAAAAACCCGATGGCTGGAAAGTGTACGATGTAACGGTTGCCGGCGTGAGTCTGGTGACCAATTACCGCGGCACGTTTAATAGCCAGGTTCGCAAGGGCGGCGTTGAAGGATTGTTAAAGGCGCTCTCCGATAAGAACAAATCGCTGGAAGGCAAAAAATAA
- a CDS encoding BolA family protein: MLTAENLKTYIESSLPCEHVQVEGDDGRHFQALIVSAQFQGKSIVQQHQLVYKSLGDRMKQEIHALSMKTLTPEQWAKQS, encoded by the coding sequence ATGCTGACCGCAGAGAATTTAAAAACCTATATCGAATCGTCATTACCGTGTGAACATGTACAGGTCGAAGGCGACGACGGCCGTCATTTTCAGGCGCTGATCGTCAGCGCGCAATTTCAAGGGAAAAGTATAGTTCAGCAGCATCAATTGGTTTACAAGTCATTGGGAGACCGGATGAAGCAGGAAATTCACGCGCTGTCGATGAAAACGCTGACCCCGGAACAATGGGCCAAACAATCGTAA
- a CDS encoding ABC transporter ATP-binding protein codes for MLPALEVRRVSKHFGQVQALSGVDLSIYPGEFFALLGPNGAGKTTLISIIAGLTLADSGTVQIMRHDVLTGYQQARLNLGIVPQELVFDPFFTVREILLIQSGYYGIRNNGRWVDEIIERLDLSDKAHANMRSLSGGMKRRVLVAQALVHRPPLIILDEPTAGVDVELRQTLWEFIKQLNKDGHTIVLTTHYLEEAETLCNRVAMLKQGRIVALDNTHNLIGKMTAGNSLRLRLSPDTLPEGLRDRLLKHEDGVHELRIGQYAHIEAVLAALRAANIEIVEMHLQQPDLEDVFINIMRENKN; via the coding sequence ATGTTACCTGCTCTTGAAGTCCGGCGCGTCAGTAAGCATTTTGGACAAGTCCAAGCGCTATCCGGCGTTGATCTAAGCATCTATCCCGGGGAGTTTTTCGCATTGCTGGGGCCGAATGGCGCCGGGAAAACGACGCTGATCAGCATCATTGCCGGGTTGACGCTGGCGGATAGCGGCACCGTGCAAATCATGAGGCATGATGTTTTAACCGGTTATCAGCAAGCGCGGTTGAATTTGGGCATCGTGCCGCAGGAATTGGTGTTCGATCCGTTTTTCACGGTGCGCGAAATCCTGCTGATCCAGTCCGGGTATTATGGCATCCGCAACAACGGCCGCTGGGTCGATGAAATCATCGAGCGCCTCGATCTGAGTGACAAAGCCCATGCCAATATGCGTTCGCTATCCGGCGGCATGAAACGCCGCGTGCTGGTGGCGCAAGCATTGGTACACAGACCGCCACTGATCATCTTGGACGAACCGACCGCCGGGGTCGATGTGGAATTACGCCAGACACTGTGGGAATTCATCAAGCAGCTCAATAAGGATGGGCATACCATCGTATTGACCACGCATTATTTGGAAGAAGCGGAAACACTGTGTAACCGGGTGGCGATGCTGAAGCAGGGCCGCATCGTCGCGCTCGATAACACGCACAATCTGATTGGTAAAATGACGGCCGGCAACTCGCTGCGGCTGCGATTGTCGCCCGACACCCTGCCGGAAGGGTTGCGCGATCGCTTACTTAAGCACGAAGACGGCGTACATGAGCTGCGCATCGGCCAATACGCGCACATCGAAGCTGTGCTGGCGGCATTACGAGCCGCGAATATCGAAATCGTCGAAATGCACTTGCAACAGCCGGATCTCGAGGATGTGTTTATCAACATCATGAGAGAAAATAAGAATTAG
- a CDS encoding BrnT family toxin, which translates to MKKARFEWNADKDAENQQKHGVAFSLAQYAFADPNRVIAEDIAHSETEKRYFCFGAVEGGILTVRFTYRGGVIRIFGAGYWRKGKVIYEQKNQVSG; encoded by the coding sequence ATGAAGAAAGCGCGGTTTGAGTGGAATGCGGATAAGGATGCCGAGAATCAGCAGAAACACGGCGTTGCTTTTTCCTTGGCGCAATATGCTTTTGCTGATCCTAATCGTGTTATCGCCGAGGATATTGCGCATAGCGAAACGGAAAAGCGTTATTTTTGTTTCGGTGCGGTTGAAGGCGGCATTCTTACCGTCCGCTTCACTTATCGTGGCGGAGTGATTCGTATATTCGGCGCCGGTTATTGGCGAAAAGGAAAAGTAATTTATGAGCAAAAAAATCAAGTATCAGGATGA
- a CDS encoding biopolymer transporter Tol has product MKLFSSALLLAYLAAGIGNASASDFITDEHQLSVKEKRAGEAYYRADSKWMIYQAEVADDNPFYQIFLKNIESGAVTQVSPGSGKTTCAWVHPAQEKVLFSSTHDDAQAKAKMIEEIERRKAGEQKSYAWDYDEYYDIFETGFDGKNMRNLTNTLGYDAEASWSPDGKLIAFASNRRAYNGELSEEEQALFKANPASMIDIYIMDADGSNVKRLTHTKSYDGGPFFSPDGKRIVWRRFSDSGREAEIFTMNIDGSDQKQVTRLNVMSWAPFYHPSGKYVIFATNLHGHRNFELYIVDTDGTKEPVRVTDKDGFDGLPVFTPDGNYITWTSDRTPGKKGLLFHGKWNHQKALESLSLQ; this is encoded by the coding sequence ATGAAATTATTCTCATCAGCGTTGTTGCTTGCATATTTGGCTGCTGGCATCGGAAATGCATCTGCCAGTGATTTCATTACCGATGAACATCAGCTCTCCGTCAAGGAAAAACGCGCGGGGGAGGCGTATTACCGGGCGGATTCGAAGTGGATGATTTATCAGGCGGAAGTGGCGGACGACAATCCGTTTTACCAGATTTTCCTGAAAAACATCGAATCCGGCGCGGTGACGCAGGTATCGCCGGGCAGCGGTAAGACCACGTGCGCGTGGGTGCATCCGGCGCAGGAAAAAGTGCTGTTTTCCTCGACCCACGACGATGCGCAGGCCAAAGCTAAAATGATCGAGGAAATCGAACGGCGCAAAGCGGGGGAGCAGAAGTCGTATGCGTGGGATTACGATGAGTATTACGATATTTTTGAGACCGGTTTCGATGGCAAAAACATGCGGAATCTAACCAATACGCTGGGTTACGATGCAGAAGCCTCATGGTCGCCGGACGGTAAATTGATCGCGTTTGCTTCCAATCGCCGCGCGTACAACGGTGAATTATCCGAAGAAGAACAAGCGCTGTTCAAAGCCAACCCGGCTTCGATGATCGATATTTACATCATGGACGCGGATGGTTCCAACGTGAAGCGATTGACGCACACTAAAAGTTACGACGGTGGTCCATTTTTTAGCCCCGACGGCAAACGCATCGTATGGCGGCGTTTCTCGGACAGCGGACGGGAAGCGGAAATTTTCACGATGAATATCGACGGCAGCGATCAGAAGCAGGTTACCCGCTTGAACGTGATGTCCTGGGCGCCGTTTTATCATCCATCCGGCAAATACGTCATTTTCGCTACCAATTTGCACGGTCATCGCAATTTTGAACTGTACATCGTCGATACCGACGGCACCAAAGAGCCGGTGCGCGTGACCGACAAAGACGGCTTCGACGGTTTGCCGGTTTTCACGCCGGACGGCAATTACATCACTTGGACCAGCGACCGCACGCCGGGCAAGAAAGGGCTGTTATTTCACGGCAAGTGGAATCACCAGAAAGCGCTGGAGAGTCTTTCATTGCAATAG
- a CDS encoding M20/M25/M40 family metallo-hydrolase: MLPHKNTFAYNTSTFHHTMQIQLSPDSSEIRVKDRIQIPEQVHNVGEPVKLAFYLHAALTVTGVQDATLEVDDEEIALKSRPISVRQYAVTLPPGQKAFTLQYGGQIHHAVQGPGQEYSRSFGSTPGVISPEGVFLASASAWYPQFGDALVSFQLDIQVPAGWDVVSQGSLVRENGTSEAQHIVWEEKQPQDDIYLIAAKFHRYTQSAGAVKALVYLRSADQPLAQRYLDATAQYIAMYNKLIGPYPYSKFALVENFWETGYGMPSFTLLGSKVIRLPFILHSSYPHEILHNYWGNGVFVDYTKGNWAEGLTAYLADHLINEQRGKGEEYRRDVLQKYADFVGKEKDFPIIRFVSRHSASSEAVGYGKTMMFFHMLRLELGDEAFTKTLRRFYQQFKFQQATFADLLATFNAVTDKDLTQRFEQWVQRTGAPDLVLRNAETEPHGDGYKLTLTVEQTQAGEPYRLQIPLAITVHGEDMVVESRIGLEQKIQTFELEFANRPVRIDLDPHFDVFRRPDSREIPSALSQGFGAEKPLLILPAREQKAVLEAYRALAANWQKTQSSPLEIVTDDQLKKLPDNRTVWILGWQNRFANNILKNLAERDVSYQSGQLQLNHKRYPQNGHAIVLSARQSANPDKTLLWVAADTPQAVTELANKLPHYRKYSYLVFKGGELTNIDKGQWPVLQSPLSQPVSQKDGFTIDAAHAAHAGITKPRRALAELPPVFSESRMMDDINHLAHESYKGRELGTPELDEAATYIAKQFQQIGLLPGGDSGSFFQTWQQDVGLPKGNITLRNVVGILPGTNPQLAGQSLVIGAHYDHLGTGWPDVRAAHQGKIHHGADDNASGIAVMLELARQIVPKWQPERTVIFVAFTGEEANLLGSQHYVRSSEKFPVAKIIAMLNLDTVGRLENNPVTVFGTGTARELVHIFRGASFVTGIPVNAVQDDFGSSDQAAFIQAGIPAIQLFASAHEDYHAPGDTADKIDTAGLVKVAAILKEATEYLANRIEPLTVTLSSAPAPAESTEPREKRTASLGTVPDFSYQGEGVRIDNTLPGSPAQQAGLQPGDILFQLAGQPVSDLASYAAILRSLKAGEKVELRYRRDDAVMVAEVVLVER; this comes from the coding sequence TTGCTTCCACATAAAAATACATTTGCCTACAACACCTCCACCTTCCACCACACCATGCAAATCCAGTTGTCACCGGATAGCTCTGAAATCCGCGTCAAGGATCGGATTCAAATTCCTGAGCAGGTACATAATGTTGGCGAACCGGTAAAACTGGCTTTTTATTTGCATGCCGCGCTAACGGTTACCGGCGTGCAGGATGCGACACTCGAAGTGGATGACGAAGAGATTGCACTGAAATCCCGTCCGATTTCGGTGCGGCAATACGCGGTCACGCTGCCGCCCGGCCAGAAAGCATTCACGCTGCAATACGGCGGTCAGATCCATCATGCAGTGCAAGGCCCGGGGCAGGAATATTCGCGCAGTTTCGGCTCGACGCCGGGCGTGATTTCGCCGGAAGGCGTGTTTCTGGCGAGCGCCAGCGCGTGGTATCCGCAATTTGGCGATGCGCTGGTGTCGTTCCAGTTGGATATTCAGGTGCCTGCCGGTTGGGATGTAGTCAGTCAGGGATCGCTCGTGCGCGAAAACGGAACCAGTGAAGCACAGCATATCGTTTGGGAGGAAAAACAGCCGCAGGACGATATCTACTTGATCGCGGCGAAATTCCATCGGTATACGCAATCCGCCGGAGCGGTGAAAGCACTGGTGTATCTGCGCAGCGCCGATCAACCGCTGGCGCAGCGGTACCTAGACGCCACCGCGCAGTACATCGCGATGTACAACAAGCTGATCGGCCCCTACCCGTACAGCAAGTTCGCGCTAGTCGAAAATTTCTGGGAAACCGGTTACGGCATGCCGTCGTTCACGCTGCTCGGCTCCAAGGTGATCCGCCTGCCGTTCATTTTGCATTCGTCGTACCCGCATGAAATTTTGCACAACTACTGGGGCAACGGCGTGTTCGTCGATTATACCAAGGGCAATTGGGCGGAAGGCTTGACCGCGTATCTCGCCGACCATCTGATCAATGAGCAGCGCGGCAAAGGCGAGGAATACCGCCGCGACGTGCTGCAAAAATACGCGGATTTCGTTGGCAAGGAGAAGGATTTCCCGATTATCCGCTTCGTCTCGCGCCACAGCGCCAGTTCGGAAGCGGTCGGTTACGGCAAGACGATGATGTTTTTCCACATGCTGCGGCTGGAACTGGGCGACGAAGCCTTCACCAAAACGCTGCGGCGCTTCTATCAGCAATTCAAATTCCAGCAAGCGACGTTTGCCGATTTGCTCGCCACGTTCAACGCCGTCACCGACAAGGATCTGACACAACGCTTCGAGCAATGGGTGCAGCGCACCGGTGCGCCGGATCTTGTCTTGCGGAACGCCGAGACCGAACCGCACGGCGATGGTTATAAACTCACGCTGACCGTCGAGCAAACCCAAGCGGGTGAACCGTATCGCTTGCAAATACCATTAGCCATCACAGTGCACGGCGAAGATATGGTCGTCGAATCGCGCATCGGCCTCGAACAGAAAATACAAACGTTCGAACTGGAATTCGCCAACCGCCCGGTGCGCATCGATCTTGATCCGCATTTCGACGTGTTCCGCCGCCCGGACAGCCGCGAGATTCCCTCGGCGCTATCGCAAGGCTTCGGTGCGGAAAAACCGCTGCTGATCTTACCGGCACGGGAGCAGAAAGCCGTGCTGGAAGCGTACCGCGCGTTGGCGGCCAATTGGCAGAAAACCCAATCGAGCCCGCTGGAAATCGTCACCGATGATCAATTAAAAAAGCTCCCCGATAATCGTACCGTCTGGATTCTCGGTTGGCAAAACCGGTTTGCGAACAACATCTTGAAAAACCTTGCCGAGCGCGATGTTTCGTATCAATCCGGCCAATTACAACTCAATCATAAACGCTACCCGCAAAACGGTCATGCGATTGTGTTAAGCGCACGGCAATCCGCCAATCCCGATAAAACCTTGCTGTGGGTCGCCGCCGACACGCCGCAAGCAGTCACCGAACTCGCCAACAAACTGCCGCATTACCGCAAATACAGTTATTTGGTGTTCAAAGGCGGTGAACTGACCAATATCGACAAAGGCCAATGGCCGGTTTTGCAGTCACCACTATCGCAGCCGGTGTCACAAAAAGACGGATTTACGATTGATGCCGCCCATGCGGCGCATGCCGGCATCACTAAGCCGCGCCGGGCATTGGCGGAACTGCCGCCGGTATTTTCCGAAAGCCGCATGATGGACGATATCAATCACTTGGCGCACGAATCGTACAAAGGCCGCGAGCTCGGCACGCCGGAACTGGACGAAGCCGCGACTTATATCGCCAAGCAATTTCAGCAAATCGGCCTGCTGCCGGGCGGCGACAGCGGCAGTTTTTTCCAGACCTGGCAACAGGATGTCGGATTGCCGAAAGGCAACATCACCTTGCGTAACGTCGTCGGCATTCTACCCGGCACCAACCCGCAACTCGCCGGACAAAGCTTAGTGATCGGCGCGCATTACGATCATCTCGGAACCGGCTGGCCCGACGTGCGCGCCGCGCATCAAGGCAAAATCCACCACGGCGCGGACGACAACGCCAGCGGCATCGCGGTGATGCTGGAACTCGCGCGCCAGATCGTACCGAAATGGCAGCCGGAGCGCACCGTTATTTTCGTCGCATTCACCGGCGAAGAAGCCAATCTGCTCGGTTCCCAACATTATGTCCGCAGCAGCGAAAAATTCCCGGTTGCAAAAATCATCGCGATGTTGAATCTGGACACCGTCGGACGGCTGGAAAACAACCCAGTCACGGTATTTGGCACCGGCACCGCACGCGAACTGGTGCATATTTTCCGCGGCGCAAGCTTCGTCACCGGTATCCCGGTCAACGCCGTGCAAGACGACTTCGGCTCCAGCGACCAAGCCGCGTTCATCCAAGCCGGTATCCCCGCCATCCAACTGTTCGCCAGCGCGCACGAGGACTACCATGCCCCCGGCGACACCGCCGACAAAATCGACACCGCCGGGTTGGTCAAAGTCGCCGCGATCCTGAAGGAAGCCACCGAATACCTCGCCAACCGCATCGAACCGCTGACGGTCACACTGTCGTCAGCCCCTGCTCCTGCTGAATCCACCGAGCCCAGGGAAAAACGAACCGCCAGCCTCGGCACAGTGCCGGATTTCTCATATCAGGGCGAAGGCGTACGTATCGACAACACCCTCCCCGGCTCCCCGGCGCAACAAGCAGGACTGCAACCGGGCGACATTCTGTTTCAACTGGCCGGGCAACCGGTTAGCGACTTGGCGTCTTATGCGGCTATTTTGCGGTCGTTGAAGGCGGGGGAGAAAGTGGAATTGCGATATCGGAGGGATGATGCGGTGATGGTGGCTGAAGTGGTATTGGTGGAACGGTAA
- a CDS encoding YkvA family protein, whose protein sequence is MSMFSSLKAQAKQLKQHTLTVYFAARDPRTPLLVRALAVFVAAYALSPIDLIPDFIPVIGYLDDLLLIPLGLALVVRLTPPEVLESARAQAKQAANKPISYTAAAFFVAIWFVVAWVVVSWVVSVVHA, encoded by the coding sequence ATGAGCATGTTCTCTTCATTGAAGGCTCAGGCCAAGCAACTTAAGCAGCACACCCTCACGGTGTATTTCGCTGCGCGTGATCCACGCACGCCCCTTCTTGTTCGCGCTCTAGCGGTATTCGTGGCTGCATATGCCCTCAGCCCCATTGACCTCATTCCAGATTTCATCCCGGTCATTGGCTACCTTGATGATCTATTGTTGATCCCGCTTGGTTTGGCCTTGGTTGTCCGGCTTACTCCACCAGAGGTTTTAGAGTCCGCTCGGGCGCAAGCGAAGCAAGCCGCCAACAAGCCCATCAGTTATACCGCCGCAGCATTCTTCGTGGCGATATGGTTTGTCGTGGCATGGGTTGTTGTCAGTTGGGTAGTCAGTGTTGTTCATGCCTAA